One window from the genome of Microaerobacter geothermalis encodes:
- a CDS encoding M3 family metallopeptidase, translating into MIDPVIDVEWARIPHFYKNFYVYQCATGFSAANALAHHIRKPGMSAVNQYLDFLKCGSAKDPITLLKEAGVEIKYIVSSVSENVILKRQ; encoded by the coding sequence GTGATTGATCCAGTAATTGATGTGGAGTGGGCTAGAATTCCCCATTTCTATAAAAATTTTTATGTGTACCAATGTGCCACCGGCTTTTCCGCAGCCAATGCATTGGCCCATCATATTCGTAAACCAGGAATGTCTGCGGTAAATCAATATCTTGATTTTCTAAAATGCGGATCAGCAAAAGACCCGATCACCTTATTAAAAGAAGCAGGGGTGGAAATCAAATATATCGTGTCAAGCGTCAGTGAAAATGTCATATTAAAACGTCAGTGA
- a CDS encoding M3 family metallopeptidase: MRVLTTDGLTCTPEREKQREIDQASSKEELIFYLNHYLEQFRTTLFRQTMFAEFEKLIHERAEEGEVLTAAYLKGLYHQLNKEYYEKKW; encoded by the coding sequence ATGAGGGTTTTAACAACAGATGGATTGACGTGTACCCCCGAAAGGGAAAAACAACGGGAGATCGATCAAGCCTCATCAAAGGAAGAACTGATATTCTACTTAAATCACTATTTGGAGCAATTTAGGACGACTTTATTCAGACAAACCATGTTTGCGGAATTTGAGAAACTGATTCATGAAAGGGCAGAAGAGGGAGAAGTTTTAACCGCCGCTTATCTGAAGGGATTGTATCACCAATTAAATAAAGAATATTATGAAAAAAAGTGGTGA
- a CDS encoding M3 family metallopeptidase gives MEVNGSNFIAYLENQDREMRKNAFHSVYKTYGQYENTLASILQAEVNTNHFYAKAMGYPSALAASLETSEIPVSVYDNLVHIVNQRLDL, from the coding sequence ATGGAAGTGAATGGGTCCAACTTTATTGCCTACCTGGAAAACCAGGATAGGGAGATGCGAAAAAATGCCTTTCATTCTGTTTATAAAACCTATGGCCAATATGAAAATACTTTGGCTTCCATTTTACAGGCAGAAGTAAACACCAATCATTTCTATGCCAAAGCCATGGGCTATCCCTCTGCATTGGCAGCTTCCCTGGAAACCTCGGAAATCCCGGTTTCTGTCTACGATAACTTGGTCCATATCGTCAATCAACGGCTAGACCTATAA
- a CDS encoding YkvA family protein: MKKFIKRLSFIFQIRKSIPFIISFFKSNDVPIMKKLLFISLGIGYFLFPFDLVPDFLIPLGIFDDVTLLAFILNQMVKHAPPSLKKEYQLTD; the protein is encoded by the coding sequence ATGAAGAAATTTATTAAAAGATTATCTTTTATTTTTCAGATTCGAAAATCCATACCTTTTATCATTTCGTTTTTCAAATCAAATGATGTTCCTATCATGAAAAAACTGTTGTTTATCAGCCTTGGAATCGGATATTTTTTGTTTCCGTTCGATCTCGTGCCTGACTTTCTAATCCCATTGGGAATCTTTGATGATGTCACACTTCTTGCCTTTATCCTAAACCAGATGGTGAAACATGCTCCGCCCTCGCTTAAAAAAGAATACCAATTAACGGATTAA
- a CDS encoding NAD kinase: MKRFFIISRGDQASHEVVIHIRQELQKNGWQEDNQHPELVFSVGGDGTLLEAFHHFTHCLDQTVFLGVHTGKLGFYTDWRPHEVDFLLERVLKDSYEVVTYPLLELNIMGNKGNERYLALNECTIKSPVKTFVVGIEINGEEFEQFRGDGLCLSTPSGSTAYNKSVGGAIIHPSLESFQLAEIASINNRVFRTIGSPIIFPHHHVCDLIPRTDSHDFFITIDHLTVHSNEVNKLRFRVAPEKVRFARYRKFPFWTRVKESFIQESVD, from the coding sequence TTGAAACGATTTTTTATCATTAGCCGAGGAGATCAGGCGTCACATGAAGTGGTAATTCATATTAGACAAGAATTACAAAAAAATGGCTGGCAAGAAGATAACCAGCACCCTGAATTGGTTTTTTCAGTTGGCGGGGACGGAACTCTCCTTGAAGCCTTCCATCATTTTACACACTGTCTGGATCAAACCGTATTTTTAGGGGTGCACACAGGGAAATTGGGTTTTTACACCGATTGGAGGCCCCATGAAGTGGATTTTTTGTTGGAACGAGTATTAAAGGACTCATATGAAGTCGTCACTTATCCGCTGTTGGAGTTAAATATCATGGGAAACAAAGGAAATGAGCGATATCTTGCTTTAAATGAATGTACGATCAAAAGTCCGGTTAAAACGTTTGTGGTAGGCATCGAGATAAATGGTGAAGAATTTGAACAATTCAGGGGTGACGGTCTTTGTTTATCCACTCCTTCAGGAAGCACCGCTTATAACAAAAGCGTGGGCGGAGCCATTATCCATCCTTCACTGGAAAGCTTTCAATTGGCAGAGATTGCGTCCATCAACAATAGGGTATTCCGTACAATCGGATCTCCGATTATTTTTCCACATCATCATGTCTGTGATTTAATCCCCAGAACGGATAGTCATGATTTTTTTATTACCATTGATCATTTAACGGTTCATTCAAATGAAGTGAATAAACTTCGTTTTCGGGTAGCACCTGAAAAAGTAAGGTTTGCCCGGTATCGCAAGTTTCCCTTTTGGACCAGGGTTAAGGAATCCTTTATCCAGGAATCCGTTGATTAG
- the nth gene encoding endonuclease III, with the protein MTKNKMKKILDIIGEMFPDAHCELNHSNPFELTIAVLLSAQCTDEMVNRVTPRLFSKYKKPEDYLAVPLEELENDIRQIGLFRNKAKNIKGLCEMLVKEYDGQLPRTHEELVKLPGVGRKTANVVVSNAFGTPAIAVDTHVERVSKRLGIARWKDTPIQVEKKLMNLVPKEDWTQTHHRLIFFGRYHCKAQNPNCDSCPLFDLCREGQKRLKKNHNDKN; encoded by the coding sequence ATGACAAAGAATAAAATGAAAAAGATTTTGGACATCATTGGCGAAATGTTTCCTGATGCCCATTGTGAATTAAACCATTCCAATCCTTTTGAACTAACCATCGCCGTTTTATTGTCTGCTCAGTGTACCGATGAAATGGTAAACCGGGTGACTCCCCGATTGTTTTCAAAATACAAAAAACCCGAGGATTATCTAGCGGTTCCGCTGGAGGAGCTTGAGAATGATATCAGGCAAATCGGTTTATTCCGGAACAAGGCGAAAAATATAAAAGGACTTTGTGAAATGCTTGTAAAGGAATATGATGGACAGCTTCCCAGAACACATGAAGAATTAGTGAAACTTCCAGGAGTGGGTAGGAAAACAGCAAACGTTGTGGTTTCCAACGCCTTTGGAACTCCAGCGATTGCGGTGGATACCCATGTAGAGAGGGTTTCCAAGAGACTGGGTATCGCACGATGGAAAGACACACCGATTCAAGTGGAAAAAAAATTGATGAATTTGGTGCCTAAAGAGGATTGGACACAGACCCATCACCGTCTGATCTTTTTTGGGAGATATCATTGCAAGGCACAAAATCCTAATTGTGATTCTTGCCCTCTCTTTGACCTGTGCCGTGAGGGGCAAAAACGATTGAAGAAAAATCACAATGACAAAAATTAA
- a CDS encoding endonuclease/exonuclease/phosphatase family protein yields the protein MEFKVMTYNIRHGLGMDKRVNLSRIARVIHESGADIVGLNEVDVFFSKRSEYVNQVEWLANRLLMNHAFAPAVGTKDFNKMGGYGNAVLSRYPIVDFRNHPLRNHGKMEPRVLLEVKTRIEKEILHVFSTHLTLLKYLRAKQVEEILKKVHQIRLPLIFMGDFNARPKTEEISLLRHSFRDCWETVHSGPGYTYPSGNPRKRIDYIFVNNMLKIISCKVETGYNEASDHLPVIATLRLKT from the coding sequence TTGGAATTTAAAGTAATGACCTATAATATTCGCCACGGATTAGGGATGGATAAGAGGGTAAACTTAAGCAGAATTGCAAGGGTTATCCATGAGTCAGGGGCAGATATAGTCGGATTAAACGAAGTGGATGTATTTTTTTCCAAGAGAAGCGAATATGTTAATCAGGTAGAGTGGCTGGCGAACAGGCTCCTTATGAATCATGCTTTTGCACCTGCCGTTGGGACTAAGGATTTTAATAAAATGGGAGGATATGGAAATGCTGTTTTATCCAGATATCCAATTGTTGATTTCAGAAATCACCCGTTAAGAAATCACGGGAAAATGGAACCAAGGGTCTTGTTGGAGGTGAAAACAAGAATTGAAAAAGAAATCCTACATGTTTTTTCTACCCATCTCACTTTGTTAAAATATTTAAGGGCCAAACAGGTAGAAGAGATCCTGAAAAAAGTTCATCAGATCCGTTTGCCGCTCATATTTATGGGTGATTTTAACGCCAGGCCAAAGACGGAAGAAATATCGTTACTTAGGCATTCATTTCGGGATTGCTGGGAAACTGTTCATTCCGGACCGGGTTACACCTATCCTTCTGGTAACCCACGAAAACGAATCGATTATATTTTTGTCAATAATATGTTGAAAATCATCAGTTGTAAAGTTGAGACAGGCTATAATGAAGCGTCTGACCACCTTCCTGTCATCGCCACTTTACGATTAAAAACATGA
- a CDS encoding YitT family protein: MFKKMYIYCFHIVLIIIGSFVNAIAFNYLILPNNILSGGLTGITIVINHFTGLGIGLLYFLFNIPIFLIGYKQLGTRFVIYSAIAVVSLSAMIDLISPVNAYVTNDALLASIYGGLLLGAGVVIWLKIGGSGGGMDIISILLNRKYGYSVGQVMLILNGLIVMLSVFLYSLEQAMYTLIAIFVTSKMVDALQTAQSRRTAMIISNKPKEITEEIWSKLQRGVTYLDGSGAYSNTETKIILCVMTRFEIKEIKEIVLSIDPKAFITISTTDEVVGSFRSTKYHIKK, translated from the coding sequence ATGTTCAAAAAAATGTATATCTATTGCTTTCATATTGTTCTTATCATAATTGGTTCATTTGTAAATGCGATTGCCTTCAATTATCTTATTCTTCCAAACAACATTTTGTCTGGGGGTTTAACCGGTATTACCATCGTAATTAATCATTTTACCGGATTAGGCATAGGTCTTTTGTACTTCTTGTTTAATATACCTATCTTTTTAATTGGATATAAACAGTTGGGCACAAGATTTGTCATATACAGTGCCATTGCTGTTGTTTCCCTTTCTGCCATGATTGATCTGATCAGTCCGGTTAATGCCTATGTAACCAATGATGCTCTACTGGCATCCATTTACGGAGGACTACTGCTGGGAGCCGGAGTGGTCATTTGGTTAAAAATTGGGGGTTCCGGCGGAGGAATGGATATCATCAGCATCTTGCTAAACAGAAAATATGGATATTCAGTGGGTCAAGTGATGTTGATATTAAATGGATTAATCGTCATGCTGTCTGTTTTTCTGTATAGTTTGGAACAGGCCATGTACACATTAATCGCCATATTCGTTACTTCAAAGATGGTGGATGCTCTTCAAACAGCACAAAGCAGAAGAACGGCCATGATCATCTCCAATAAACCAAAGGAAATTACCGAAGAAATTTGGTCAAAGCTGCAGCGGGGAGTCACCTATCTTGATGGATCAGGGGCATATTCCAATACAGAGACCAAGATTATCCTTTGTGTCATGACGCGGTTTGAAATTAAGGAAATAAAGGAGATCGTCCTATCCATAGACCCAAAAGCCTTTATCACCATCTCAACGACTGATGAGGTTGTAGGATCCTTCCGATCAACTAAATACCATATAAAGAAGTGA
- a CDS encoding spore germination protein gives MEKQTKAYRKLKDNEQYLKETLGGSADIVHRHFVIPGLNNRKAFLIYIDGLVNTQEIDDSILRPLVSYSQFSNEEELMVKVDPISSLMEAGVLTSSVKMMKEWEQILDSIVCGDTALFIEGSDKVIIHATRGWDARSISEPITEGEVRGPRDGFIESIRSNTALIRRRIRDYGLRFENMKIGKMTKTDVSLAYIDCLADKGILEELKKRLKRIDVDSILESGYLEEYIEDSPFSPFPQIEHTERPDKAAAAILEGRIVIIVDNTPFVLMVPTVMWQFLQASGDYYERYFMGSFLRWIRFTAFFLSLTLPSIYVLLVSFHQEMIPTPLALNTAAGRESVPFPAIIEALLMETMFEILREAGIRMPRQVGQAVSIVGALVIGDAAVKAGIISPTMVIIIAATGISSFAIPAYTVSFSLRLLRFPLLLLSGTLGVFGFIAGTIFIVMHLLSLRSFGAPYLAPISPLRMKDMKDVAVRVPWWTMLQRPQNTQGQNSKRQIEEEDLKPKPPSNKGRSWRKIRNRRNEA, from the coding sequence ATGGAAAAACAGACAAAAGCTTACCGGAAACTAAAAGACAATGAACAATACCTGAAAGAAACATTGGGCGGCAGTGCAGATATCGTACACCGCCATTTTGTCATTCCCGGTTTAAATAATCGAAAAGCATTTTTAATTTATATTGACGGGCTGGTTAATACTCAAGAAATTGACGATTCCATTCTGCGTCCCTTGGTATCTTACTCCCAATTTTCCAATGAAGAAGAGTTGATGGTGAAAGTAGACCCCATATCCAGTTTGATGGAAGCCGGAGTTCTGACATCATCCGTTAAGATGATGAAAGAATGGGAACAAATACTGGACAGTATTGTCTGCGGTGATACCGCCCTATTCATTGAGGGCTCTGATAAAGTCATCATCCATGCCACCAGGGGGTGGGATGCCCGTTCCATTTCAGAGCCAATTACCGAGGGTGAGGTAAGAGGGCCTAGGGATGGTTTTATTGAGTCCATCCGATCCAATACCGCTCTGATTAGAAGGCGTATCCGTGATTATGGCCTTCGTTTTGAAAATATGAAAATTGGAAAAATGACAAAAACTGATGTTTCTTTGGCCTATATTGACTGCTTGGCAGACAAAGGCATATTAGAAGAATTAAAAAAACGCTTAAAACGCATAGATGTAGACAGCATTTTGGAAAGCGGATATTTAGAAGAATATATTGAAGATTCCCCCTTCTCCCCTTTTCCTCAAATCGAACATACAGAAAGACCGGATAAAGCAGCTGCAGCCATTTTAGAGGGTCGTATTGTGATTATTGTGGATAATACCCCGTTCGTATTAATGGTTCCCACCGTCATGTGGCAATTTCTTCAAGCCAGCGGGGATTATTATGAAAGATATTTTATGGGCAGTTTTCTCCGATGGATCCGATTTACCGCATTCTTTCTATCTTTAACCCTACCTTCAATCTATGTGCTGCTCGTATCCTTTCATCAGGAAATGATCCCTACTCCGCTAGCTTTAAATACTGCAGCAGGTCGTGAATCCGTTCCCTTTCCGGCCATCATCGAAGCTTTGCTAATGGAAACGATGTTTGAAATCCTCCGGGAAGCAGGAATCCGGATGCCCAGACAAGTTGGGCAGGCCGTAAGTATTGTCGGAGCACTGGTCATTGGGGATGCAGCGGTAAAGGCGGGTATTATTTCTCCTACTATGGTGATTATCATTGCCGCCACAGGCATCTCCTCCTTTGCCATACCTGCCTATACTGTATCCTTTTCCTTGCGTTTGCTTCGCTTTCCCCTTTTACTTTTATCTGGAACTCTTGGTGTATTTGGATTTATCGCCGGAACAATATTTATTGTGATGCATTTATTATCCCTGCGTTCCTTTGGAGCCCCTTACCTAGCTCCAATCAGCCCGCTTCGGATGAAAGATATGAAAGATGTGGCAGTAAGGGTTCCCTGGTGGACCATGTTGCAAAGACCTCAAAATACCCAAGGCCAAAACTCTAAAAGGCAGATTGAGGAGGAAGATTTAAAGCCTAAACCCCCTTCCAACAAAGGCAGATCCTGGAGGAAGATAAGAAACAGGAGAAATGAAGCATGA
- a CDS encoding Ger(x)C family spore germination protein, translating into MFVFVMIFSLSGCWDSRELNDLALVMAVGIDKVKNTDDFRVTVQIAKPSGGGQPGKGGSAAADEPVWTASAEGNTIFEAIRNLAKFSSRRIMWAHNNIIIIGESVARDDITPVIDFFTRNVELRMRTWVAVARGEARNYVSAKTGLENIPAMSISSLFRYSELPSESVKTEVIDLFSDFLSDSIQPMVSGLRMRERVISTENKQEHGGEKQVELAGGAVFKDTKLVGWVSPEETRGLAWIRNEMNNAIITVPCGKNKKKQISIELRYAQTDLISKIDNNMPSITIKASARGDITEQDCLTHLSTEQLKEKVEQLANDEIRNEIKLGVKKVQKEFKSDILGFGRTIHIQHREKWYGGIKEKWEEIFPEIPVTVQVDIHINKMSLYQEPMKIEKVESGNYK; encoded by the coding sequence ATGTTTGTTTTTGTGATGATTTTCTCTCTTTCTGGCTGCTGGGACTCAAGGGAATTAAATGATTTGGCTCTGGTCATGGCAGTTGGCATTGATAAAGTGAAGAATACCGATGATTTCAGAGTGACCGTTCAAATTGCCAAGCCTTCTGGAGGAGGGCAGCCTGGAAAAGGAGGCTCCGCAGCTGCTGATGAACCTGTCTGGACCGCCAGTGCAGAAGGAAATACTATTTTTGAAGCCATCCGCAATCTGGCTAAATTTTCATCGAGGAGAATCATGTGGGCCCATAACAACATCATTATCATTGGTGAATCAGTTGCCAGGGACGATATTACCCCGGTGATTGATTTCTTCACCCGTAATGTAGAACTGCGCATGAGAACCTGGGTGGCTGTTGCCAGAGGTGAAGCCAGGAATTATGTCTCTGCAAAAACAGGCTTGGAAAATATTCCTGCCATGTCCATTTCCAGCCTATTCCGATACAGTGAGCTTCCGTCTGAGAGTGTGAAAACGGAAGTGATTGATTTATTTTCCGATTTTTTAAGCGATTCCATTCAGCCCATGGTATCCGGTTTACGAATGAGAGAACGGGTCATTTCTACGGAAAATAAACAGGAACACGGAGGAGAAAAACAGGTAGAATTGGCAGGTGGAGCGGTGTTTAAGGATACGAAGCTGGTCGGGTGGGTTTCTCCGGAAGAAACCAGGGGACTTGCCTGGATTCGCAATGAAATGAATAATGCCATTATCACCGTACCATGCGGAAAGAACAAAAAAAAGCAAATCTCCATAGAATTAAGATATGCTCAAACCGATTTGATTTCCAAAATTGACAACAACATGCCATCGATTACCATCAAGGCATCTGCCAGGGGAGACATAACCGAACAGGACTGTTTGACCCATCTAAGTACGGAACAATTGAAAGAGAAAGTGGAGCAATTGGCAAATGACGAGATTAGAAATGAGATTAAACTAGGTGTGAAAAAAGTACAAAAGGAGTTTAAAAGCGATATACTGGGTTTTGGCAGAACGATTCATATCCAGCATCGGGAAAAATGGTATGGCGGTATTAAAGAAAAATGGGAAGAAATTTTCCCAGAGATTCCGGTTACCGTTCAGGTGGACATTCACATCAATAAAATGTCCTTGTATCAAGAACCGATGAAAATTGAGAAGGTGGAAAGTGGGAATTACAAATGA
- a CDS encoding GerAB/ArcD/ProY family transporter, whose product MRNAKIDQIQYFSLFPNLVFGKAIGFTSGVLSRQVGADVWTSMLIGFVIGTLIMLFMTFIGSRFPDKTILQYSSHLLGKWPAKWIGVILFLFFSVAFTTSANVITLHIKEYLLPETPMIVLTVSYVLLSMYGVILGIEVILRLALFALIMTILLDFLMVIGSIAKFDIMNLLPLFDRGIVKNITSSIYLFPDLSFAVLAVGMLFPLLNQKKKAYSLTFKSMIAATLLTVTWPLFEIGVMGADITKQYVVTCMQMARSAQLTLYLPRYELIMMILFVWGVIIQSMVMFYCAMYSFKQTTGIKKDWYIILPLSLILMIGTYLLGYDHNRFVDFLTTPWPQITTSLSTGLPVILFLAALIRGKLKRTDAE is encoded by the coding sequence ATGAGAAATGCCAAAATCGATCAAATTCAATACTTTTCCTTATTCCCCAATTTAGTATTTGGAAAAGCCATTGGATTTACCTCAGGAGTTCTATCGAGACAAGTGGGAGCCGACGTTTGGACATCGATGCTCATTGGGTTTGTCATCGGAACCCTTATCATGCTTTTTATGACATTCATTGGCTCCCGCTTTCCCGATAAAACCATCCTCCAATATTCATCTCACCTTTTAGGTAAATGGCCGGCAAAATGGATAGGAGTTATCCTTTTTCTTTTTTTCTCAGTAGCCTTCACCACGTCTGCCAATGTCATCACCCTCCACATCAAGGAATATCTGCTGCCGGAAACTCCGATGATCGTTCTTACTGTCAGCTATGTGCTGTTATCGATGTATGGAGTGATTTTAGGGATTGAAGTGATTCTTCGCTTGGCACTGTTTGCCTTGATCATGACGATTCTGTTGGATTTTTTGATGGTGATAGGGTCTATCGCCAAATTTGATATCATGAACCTGCTTCCCCTCTTTGATCGAGGAATCGTCAAAAATATAACTTCTAGCATCTATCTATTTCCTGATCTTTCTTTTGCTGTCCTAGCCGTTGGAATGCTTTTTCCTCTATTAAATCAAAAGAAAAAAGCCTATTCCCTTACCTTCAAGTCCATGATAGCTGCAACATTATTAACAGTTACCTGGCCTTTATTTGAAATTGGAGTGATGGGTGCGGATATTACCAAACAGTATGTGGTAACCTGTATGCAGATGGCTAGAAGCGCCCAGTTAACCCTATATTTACCGCGCTATGAGTTAATTATGATGATTTTATTTGTATGGGGAGTCATCATTCAGTCCATGGTGATGTTTTATTGTGCCATGTACAGCTTCAAACAAACGACCGGGATAAAAAAAGACTGGTACATCATACTTCCCCTTAGCCTGATATTAATGATCGGTACTTATCTACTGGGTTATGATCATAATCGTTTTGTGGACTTCCTTACCACACCCTGGCCCCAAATCACGACGTCGCTCAGTACTGGATTGCCTGTCATTCTGTTTTTGGCTGCTTTGATCCGCGGCAAACTGAAGAGAACTGATGCTGAATAA